In Festucalex cinctus isolate MCC-2025b chromosome 5, RoL_Fcin_1.0, whole genome shotgun sequence, a single genomic region encodes these proteins:
- the LOC144018720 gene encoding tubulin beta-1 chain — protein MREIVHLQAGQCGNQIGAKFWEVISDEHGIDPTGTYHGDSDLQLDRINVYYNEASGGKYVPRAVLVDLEPGTMDSVRSGPFGQVFRPDNFVFGQSGAGNNWAKGHYTEGAELVDSVLDVVRKEAESCDCLQGFQLTHSLGGGTGSGMGTLLISKIREEYPDRIMNTFSVVPSPKVSDTVVEPYNATLSVHQLVENTDETYCIDNEALYDICFRTLKLTTPSYGDLNHLVSATMSGVTTCLRFPGQLNADLRKLAVNMVPFPRLHFFMPGFAPLTSRGSQQYRSLTVPELTQQMFDAKNMMAACDPRHGRYLTVAAIFRGRMSMKEVDEQMLNVQNKNSSYFVEWIPNNVKTAVCDIPPRGLKMAATFIGNSTAIQELFKRISEQFTAMFRRKAFLHWYTGEGMDEMEFTEAESNMNDLVSEYQQYQDATAEEEGEFGEEDEEEMA, from the exons ATGAGGGAAATTGTACATCTTCAGGCCGGCCAGTGTGGAAACCAGATTGGTGCCAAG tTCTGGGAGGTGATCAGTGACGAACATGGCATTGACCCAACTGGCACTTACCATGGTGACAGTGACCTGCAGCTGGACAGGATCAATGTCTACTACAATGAAGCTTCAG GTGGGAAATATGTTCCCCGGGCTGTACTGGTTGACCTGGAGCCAGGCACAATGGATTCTGTGAGGTCTGGACCTTTTGGTCAGGTCTTCAGACCAGACAACTTTGTCTTTG GCCAGAGTGGTGCTGGTAACAACTGGGCGAAGGGTCATTACACAGAAGGTGCAGAGCTAGTGGACTCCGTCTTGGATGTAGTGAGGAAGGAGGCTGAGAGCTGCGACTGCCTCCAGGGTTTCCAgctcacacactctctgggtGGTGGTACTGGCTCCGGAATGGGTACTTTGCTCATCAGCAAAATCCGTGAAGAGTACCCAGACCGCATCATGAACACCTTCAGCGTGGTGCCTTCTCCAAAAGTATCCGATACCGTGGTTGAGCCCTACAACGCAACACTGTCAGTCCACCAGCTGGTAGAGAACACAGACGAGACCTACTGCATCGACAACGAGGCGCTGTACGATATCTGCTTCCGCACCCTCAAGCTCACCACTCCCTCCTACGGCGACCTCAACCACTTGGTCTCTGCCACCATGAGCGGCGTCACCACCTGCCTCAGGTTCCCCGGACAGCTCAATGCTGACCTGCGCAAACTGGCTGTCAACATGGTGCCCTTCCCCCGTCTGCACTTCTTCATGCCAGGCTTTGCCCCTCTCACAAGCAGAGGCAGCCAGCAGTACAGGTCCCTCACTGTTCccgagctcacccagcagatgTTTGATGCCAAAAACATGATGGCCGCCTGCGACCCACGCCACGGGCGCTACCTGACCGTGGCCGCCATCTTCCGCGGCCGCATGTCCATGAAGGAGGTGGATGAGCAGATGCTCAACGTGCAGAACAAGAACAGCAGCTACTTCGTCGAATGGATCCCCAACAACGTCAAGACCGCAGTGTGTGACATTCCCCCTCGTGGtctcaagatggccgccaccttCATTGGCAACAGCACGGCCATCCAAGAGCTCTTCAAGCGCATCTCTGAGCAGTTCACAGCCATGTTCAGGCGCAAAGCTTTCCTCCACTGGTACACGGGCGAGGGCATGGATGAGATGGAGTTCACAGAGGCAGAGAGCAACATGAATGACCTGGTGTCAGAGTACCAGCAGTATCAGGATGCCACTGCTGAGGAGGAGGGAGAGTTTGgtgaggaggatgaagaggagatGGCCTAA